The proteins below are encoded in one region of Lactuca sativa cultivar Salinas chromosome 3, Lsat_Salinas_v11, whole genome shotgun sequence:
- the LOC111878228 gene encoding uncharacterized protein LOC111878228 has translation MDTITDISCESNLPAFVNSRECTYKDFTNAKPKTFNGSGGVIALLQWFKKTESIFEICTCPEASKVKFAACTFSERAFTWWNGHVKALTLPVANSITWEDLKTMLMKDYCPRGEIQKLEEELWGLKMTGSDILSYTSRFSDLVVLCPGMVPSESKKVEIYIWGLSPQFQGNVLASKPTIFDSAKEHAQQLIDHKASCGTMITTPEQAKGGSNKRKFWNKKKGQTAQDPAKKQQVVDVHAATTTTTPTPIRQYARNLPKCNKCNFHHNNICREMHCTKCNKNGHTVQFCKAPVQQNAQAANTGTRRTCYGCGEAGHLKRNCPKARNPNSGKWAEFWR, from the coding sequence ATGGATACTATCACAGACATTTCATGTGAATCAAATCTACCAGCATTCGTAAACTCGAGAGAGTGTACCTACAAAGATTTTACAAATGCCAAACCCAAAACCTTCAATGGAAGCGGAGGTGTCATAGCATTGCTGCAATGGTTCAAGAAAActgaatccatcttcgaaatatgCACATGCCCTgaagcaagcaaggtcaaatttgcagcatGCACATTCTCTGAAAGGGCCttcacctggtggaatggccacgtcaaggCATTGACACTTCCGGTGGCTAATTCGATAACATGGGAAGACTTGAAAACCATGTTGATGAAGGattactgcccaaggggcgagatacAGAAGTTGGAAGAAGAACTTTGGGGTCTCAAAATGACAGGCTCAGACATCCTGTCTTATACCTCAAGGTTTAGCGATCTAGTCGTGCTGTGTCCCGGGATGGTTCCTTCGGAAAGCAAAAAGGTGGAAATATACatatggggactatctccccaaTTTCAAGGAAACGTATTGGCCTCAAAGCCAACTATCTTTGACAGTGCCAAAGAACatgcacaacaactcatcgaccataagGCCAGCTGTGGCACTATGATAACCACCCCCGAACAAGCGAAAGGGGGAAGCAACAaaaggaagttctggaacaagaaGAAGGGTCAAACTGCTCAAGACCCTGCCAAAAAGCAACAAGTGGTTGATGTGCACGCTGCCACAACCACTACCACCCCAACTCCGATAAGGCAATACGCCCGGAACCtacctaagtgcaacaagtgcaactttcaccacaacAACATATGCCGTGAAATGCATTGCACCAAGTGTAACAAAAACGGGCACACCGTTCAATTTTGTAAAGCTCCAGTCCAACAAAATGCACAAGCTGCCAACACTGGAACAAGGCgaacctgctatggttgtggagaggCAGGACACTTAAAGCGGAACTGTCCGAAGGCAAGAAACCCCAACTCTGGTAAGTGGGCAGAGTTCTGGCGATAG